One stretch of Methanofastidiosum sp. DNA includes these proteins:
- a CDS encoding type 2 isopentenyl-diphosphate Delta-isomerase has protein sequence MTTERRKFEHIKICLEEDVQSKYNYLEDVSFVHSALPELNFDDIETGIKLFGKNLSFPLFISAMTGGTEEAFKINKALAKACQKTGIGMGLGSQRAMIEDHSLTYTYDIRKYAKDILLIGNIGLPQFVKGYGIKEAEYAVEEIKADMLAVHLNSLQEVSQPEGDLFFKDGISTLKKLKENLEFPLIVKETGAGISKETAETLKFLDGVDVAGVGGTSWSAVEYYRSKQHKETVKKLWNWGIPTPLSIAECKAAGIKTVIGSGGVRTGFDIAKCIALGATACGIALPFLKLAVEENVDGLVEKIETIKREFKIAMFLNSCQSPSDLKNRPLFLTGDLAKLMQQRGMDFHYFNYR, from the coding sequence GTGACGACGGAAAGAAGGAAGTTCGAGCATATTAAAATATGTCTTGAAGAAGATGTCCAATCGAAGTACAACTACCTTGAAGATGTTTCCTTTGTGCATAGTGCTCTCCCTGAGCTAAACTTCGACGATATAGAAACTGGCATAAAGTTATTTGGGAAAAACCTTTCTTTTCCACTATTTATTTCTGCCATGACCGGTGGAACTGAAGAGGCTTTCAAGATAAACAAAGCCCTTGCAAAGGCATGTCAAAAGACTGGCATAGGCATGGGCCTTGGAAGCCAGAGGGCAATGATTGAAGACCACTCATTAACTTATACATACGATATTAGAAAATACGCTAAGGACATCCTTCTGATTGGTAACATTGGATTACCCCAGTTTGTTAAGGGGTACGGAATTAAAGAGGCAGAATATGCTGTAGAAGAGATAAAGGCCGACATGCTAGCCGTTCACTTAAATAGCCTCCAAGAGGTATCCCAGCCTGAAGGAGATCTATTCTTTAAAGACGGGATCTCAACTCTAAAAAAACTTAAAGAAAATTTAGAGTTTCCCCTAATTGTTAAAGAAACTGGTGCAGGTATCTCAAAAGAAACAGCAGAAACTCTAAAATTTTTAGATGGTGTTGACGTTGCAGGCGTCGGCGGCACAAGCTGGAGCGCTGTTGAGTATTACAGAAGTAAACAGCACAAAGAGACAGTAAAGAAGCTCTGGAATTGGGGCATACCAACACCACTTTCAATAGCAGAGTGCAAGGCCGCAGGTATCAAGACCGTTATAGGCTCTGGCGGTGTAAGGACTGGGTTTGACATTGCAAAGTGCATAGCTCTAGGCGCTACTGCTTGTGGCATAGCACTGCCTTTTCTAAAGCTAGCAGTTGAAGAAAATGTCGATGGATTGGTAGAAAAGATTGAAACAATAAAGAGGGAGTTTAAAATAGCGATGTTTTTAAACTCGTGCCAAAGTCCAAGCGACCTAAAGAACAGGCCGTTGTTTCTAACAGGTGATTTGGCAAAGCTCATGCAGCAGCGGGGAATGGATTTCCACTATTTTAACTATCGTTAA
- a CDS encoding ABC transporter permease: protein MGLLVIVLFGVSIITFSLVRLAPGDPAVHLAGEHASPQVLENIREKYHLNDPIYVQYFYWLRMAIQGDLGRSIESRDLVTNEIIERLPMTLELTLFAIIIATIIGIIAGVISAVKQYSIADYGVMLGALFGVSMPVFWLGLMLIYIFSIQLGLTPVGGRLSIGIELQRITGMYVLDSILTLNWPAFVDSIEHLILPAFALATIPMATVARMTRSSMLEVLRQDFIRTERAKGLSERTVVYKHAVKNALIPIVTVIGMEIGLLMGGAVLTETIFTLPGLGKYITDAILAYDYPVVQGFTLFFATLFVIVNLITDIVYVYIDPRIKYEG, encoded by the coding sequence TTGGGATTATTGGTCATAGTCCTTTTTGGAGTGTCCATAATCACATTTAGTTTAGTTAGGCTTGCTCCGGGAGACCCTGCAGTTCATCTTGCCGGAGAGCACGCTTCACCTCAAGTTTTAGAAAACATAAGGGAGAAATACCATCTTAATGATCCAATATACGTTCAATATTTCTATTGGCTCAGGATGGCTATACAAGGAGATCTTGGAAGGTCAATAGAGTCCCGTGACCTTGTTACTAACGAGATAATAGAACGACTACCTATGACCCTAGAGCTTACTCTTTTTGCAATTATTATAGCCACTATAATAGGCATTATTGCCGGCGTTATATCTGCAGTTAAGCAGTATTCAATAGCGGATTATGGGGTCATGCTAGGCGCTCTCTTTGGTGTGTCCATGCCAGTATTCTGGCTAGGGCTTATGTTAATCTATATATTTAGTATACAGTTAGGGTTAACTCCGGTAGGGGGTAGGCTTTCAATAGGTATAGAGCTTCAACGGATTACTGGGATGTATGTCCTTGATAGCATCCTAACATTGAATTGGCCTGCATTTGTTGACTCTATTGAACATCTGATACTTCCAGCATTTGCTCTTGCAACAATACCAATGGCAACTGTTGCAAGGATGACCCGCTCATCAATGCTTGAAGTTTTAAGACAGGATTTTATTAGAACTGAAAGGGCAAAGGGTCTTTCAGAAAGAACTGTAGTATACAAGCATGCAGTGAAAAACGCCCTGATACCCATAGTTACTGTCATCGGGATGGAGATAGGATTACTTATGGGAGGGGCGGTCTTAACAGAAACTATCTTCACACTTCCTGGACTTGGGAAGTATATCACTGATGCGATACTTGCCTATGATTACCCTGTGGTCCAGGGATTCACCTTATTCTTTGCAACTCTTTTTGTCATTGTTAATCTAATTACAGATATTGTCTATGTGTATATTGATCCGAGAATTAAGTATGAGGGATGA
- a CDS encoding ABC transporter substrate-binding protein — protein MKKEGKLLGLLIALIMLSSVFSGCADQGTTTPPSTTDATSKYGGTLVFGSSGDAVRLDPADVTDGESIQRMDNIHEGLVMYEEGTTSIKPALATEWTISEDKKTITFKLRKGVQFHKGFGEMTADDVVFSFARQYDVNNWYHDKGEWAYWGYMFSDIEKVEKIDDYTVAIHMTKPNSSMMTSLAMFTADIVSEKAAKQYGDDYFKNPVGTGPFEFVEWVKDDHITLKAFEGYWGGRAYLDQVIFRVIPDPSARLMALQAGEVDGMEYPDPSQLEIIKQNPNLQLVSQAGMNVGYIALNCGEGYVDKNGNYQWDDGEEVAVPGEFEPFKDIRVRQAIQYAINKEAIVKNLYNGAATVAVQGMPPGLLGYNYDIVGYPYNPDKAKQLLKDAGYENGFEVTLWHMGSTSRPYFPEPTGIAEAIQSDLSKVGIKVNLFTEDWGTYLQDAEAGKAPMIMLGWSGDNGDPDNFLNVLYSDHVCTVGSAGNYGFKRNAPLQKVLNNALLTFDQEQRDTLYKLANKMIVDESTHVFIAHADQNLAFRSNIKGFVIHPTDRKFFYPVYKEK, from the coding sequence ATGAAAAAAGAAGGTAAACTACTTGGACTCTTGATAGCATTGATAATGCTGTCATCCGTTTTTAGCGGTTGTGCTGACCAGGGAACAACAACCCCTCCAAGCACAACAGACGCAACTTCCAAATATGGGGGTACATTAGTCTTTGGTTCCAGTGGTGATGCAGTTAGACTCGATCCAGCTGATGTCACAGATGGTGAATCAATACAGAGGATGGACAACATACATGAGGGACTCGTCATGTATGAAGAGGGAACTACAAGTATAAAACCTGCTCTTGCTACTGAGTGGACAATCTCAGAAGATAAGAAAACAATTACATTTAAGCTTAGAAAAGGCGTCCAATTCCACAAAGGATTTGGAGAGATGACCGCAGATGACGTCGTATTCTCTTTTGCAAGACAGTATGATGTAAACAACTGGTACCATGACAAAGGGGAATGGGCATACTGGGGTTACATGTTCAGCGACATTGAAAAAGTTGAGAAGATAGATGACTACACAGTTGCAATTCATATGACTAAGCCAAACTCTTCGATGATGACAAGCCTTGCAATGTTCACTGCTGATATAGTAAGTGAAAAAGCAGCAAAGCAATATGGAGACGATTACTTCAAAAACCCAGTTGGTACAGGACCATTTGAATTTGTCGAGTGGGTAAAGGATGACCACATCACCTTGAAGGCATTCGAGGGCTACTGGGGAGGAAGGGCATACCTTGATCAGGTAATATTCAGGGTTATACCAGACCCCTCTGCACGTCTTATGGCCTTACAGGCAGGTGAAGTAGATGGAATGGAATACCCAGACCCATCACAGCTTGAGATAATCAAACAAAATCCAAACTTGCAGCTTGTTTCTCAGGCGGGTATGAATGTTGGTTACATTGCCCTAAACTGTGGGGAAGGCTATGTCGACAAGAATGGTAACTACCAGTGGGACGATGGAGAAGAAGTCGCAGTTCCAGGAGAATTTGAACCATTCAAAGATATCAGGGTAAGGCAAGCTATCCAATACGCAATTAATAAAGAAGCAATAGTAAAGAATCTTTACAATGGAGCAGCAACTGTTGCCGTTCAAGGAATGCCACCAGGGCTACTCGGATACAATTACGACATTGTAGGATACCCATACAACCCAGATAAAGCAAAGCAATTATTGAAAGATGCAGGTTATGAAAATGGATTTGAAGTAACACTCTGGCACATGGGTTCAACCTCAAGACCATACTTCCCAGAACCAACTGGAATAGCAGAGGCGATACAGAGCGACCTTTCAAAGGTTGGAATAAAGGTAAATCTATTCACTGAAGACTGGGGAACATACTTACAGGATGCAGAAGCAGGGAAGGCACCAATGATAATGCTCGGATGGTCCGGCGACAATGGTGACCCAGACAACTTCTTAAATGTCCTATACTCTGACCACGTCTGCACAGTTGGCAGTGCTGGTAACTACGGCTTTAAGAGGAATGCGCCACTACAAAAAGTTTTGAACAATGCCCTCTTGACATTCGACCAAGAGCAGAGGGATACACTCTACAAGCTTGCAAACAAGATGATTGTAGACGAATCCACACACGTATTCATTGCACATGCAGACCAGAATTTAGCCTTTAGGTCAAACATAAAGGGTTTCGTGATACACCCAACAGATAGGAAGTTCTTTTATCCAGTATATAAAGAAAAATAA
- a CDS encoding type II toxin-antitoxin system HicB family antitoxin codes for MTKKYNVLIEKDEDGYYVSEVIDLPGCHTQAKTIEELIDRTKEAIKAYLEVETQIDYSPKFVKVQEIEV; via the coding sequence ATGACTAAAAAATATAATGTCCTCATTGAAAAAGATGAAGATGGGTACTATGTATCAGAGGTTATAGATTTACCTGGATGTCATACTCAAGCTAAGACTATTGAGGAGTTAATCGATAGAACGAAAGAAGCAATAAAGGCTTACCTTGAAGTTGAAACTCAAATCGATTATTCTCCTAAATTTGTCAAAGTTCAAGAAATAGAGGTATAG
- a CDS encoding dipeptide ABC transporter ATP-binding protein, giving the protein MEILEIIELKKYFNTKAEFLKKPDVIKAVDNVSFKIMEGEILGLVGESGCGKTTCGKTILKIYEPDGGKIIFRGEDITHLKREEMRAYRRKMGIVYQDPFGSLDPRMTVGSIISEPMDIHNLYPKADREKKVLEIMEKVGLTPEQINRYPHEFSGGQRQRIGLARTLAVNPEFVVADEPVSALDVSIQAQILNLMQDLQKEFGFTYLFITHDLSVIKHICDRVAVMYVGKIVEMAPKKELFKNPLHPYTEALLSAVPTVNPKLRKKEIILQGDVPSPINPPSGCRFHERCFKKIGKICETKEPPLVESGKNHFVACHLY; this is encoded by the coding sequence ATGGAAATCCTAGAGATTATTGAGCTGAAAAAGTACTTTAACACAAAGGCAGAGTTTCTAAAGAAACCAGATGTCATCAAGGCCGTTGACAATGTTTCTTTTAAGATAATGGAAGGTGAAATTCTTGGCCTTGTTGGGGAGAGTGGGTGCGGCAAGACGACATGCGGAAAAACTATTCTGAAGATTTATGAGCCAGACGGCGGCAAAATAATCTTTAGAGGCGAAGACATAACTCACCTGAAAAGAGAAGAGATGAGGGCATACAGGAGAAAGATGGGGATTGTATACCAGGATCCATTTGGATCATTAGACCCTAGGATGACAGTTGGCAGCATTATCTCAGAGCCCATGGACATCCACAACCTCTACCCCAAGGCAGATAGGGAGAAAAAAGTTTTAGAGATAATGGAAAAGGTAGGATTAACGCCTGAGCAGATAAACAGGTACCCTCATGAGTTTTCTGGAGGTCAAAGACAGAGAATTGGACTGGCAAGAACCCTTGCTGTAAATCCTGAATTTGTAGTTGCAGATGAACCTGTTTCAGCCTTGGATGTATCTATCCAGGCGCAGATACTAAATTTGATGCAGGATCTACAAAAAGAGTTTGGATTTACTTACCTATTTATTACACATGATCTTAGCGTAATAAAGCATATTTGTGATAGAGTTGCAGTGATGTATGTTGGAAAAATTGTAGAGATGGCGCCTAAAAAAGAACTTTTTAAAAACCCCCTCCACCCCTACACAGAAGCACTACTTTCTGCAGTTCCTACTGTTAATCCTAAGCTAAGAAAAAAAGAAATAATATTGCAAGGTGATGTTCCAAGCCCAATTAATCCCCCTTCAGGATGCAGATTCCATGAAAGGTGCTTTAAGAAAATAGGAAAGATATGTGAAACAAAAGAGCCCCCTCTTGTTGAGTCTGGTAAGAATCACTTTGTTGCCTGCCACTTATATTGA
- a CDS encoding cytochrome c biogenesis protein CcdA: MKKRVLNIILLSLFLLSLFGTFAVSSADTIDIRFFKTEGCEKCAEAKATLDRLNQTVYNGKLNIVEIETFTSSGYKEFKDLGFSITPAATVNGTTKLEGLSQFNEASLRTLFDSILNPTTVTPQPTTPTDNGKTIRFFYEEQCEYCKASKAKMYALIEEKGYNINVVEVDVYTPAGYKEFSEAGFKIVPAVIVCGKTKLEGVNQVDPKIQSAIEGCLAGKPTNGGSVSTITMMGALGAGFFSSFSPCLLAVLSFIIAYTAGTSKKSITILLKSIFFGLGITVSYVIVAIMFLKLGQAIPDAYKYLISLFGAVITFVLGLNLLNSGFDLVELPITTKHFAQKMTHKFALSYGLIGVFILGMIFSVIKLPCAAIILPLLIDEAVTGSNASAFIKVAFYGLGVIIPFIAIGVVGAFTKNVARDMRWNPTVRFFGWVVVGAIVIIISFWLILQGFEVVEAVTTEYILYTILSYAITMFIVGFAYGKWKKVDKGDDGKKEVRAY, translated from the coding sequence ATGAAAAAAAGAGTACTTAATATAATATTACTATCATTATTTTTACTAAGTCTATTTGGAACGTTTGCAGTTTCTTCTGCAGACACGATAGATATCAGATTCTTTAAAACTGAGGGTTGCGAAAAATGTGCCGAGGCAAAGGCAACTCTTGATAGATTAAATCAGACCGTCTACAATGGAAAGCTAAACATAGTTGAAATTGAAACGTTCACATCAAGCGGTTATAAGGAGTTTAAGGATCTAGGATTTAGCATAACTCCTGCAGCTACAGTAAACGGGACAACAAAGCTTGAGGGTTTAAGTCAGTTTAATGAAGCATCTTTAAGAACTTTGTTTGACTCAATACTTAATCCAACTACAGTTACGCCACAACCTACAACACCAACTGACAATGGTAAAACAATTAGATTCTTCTACGAAGAGCAGTGTGAGTACTGCAAGGCCTCTAAAGCTAAGATGTATGCATTGATAGAAGAAAAGGGATACAACATAAATGTCGTTGAAGTTGATGTCTATACTCCGGCAGGCTACAAGGAGTTCTCTGAAGCTGGATTTAAGATAGTCCCTGCAGTTATAGTCTGCGGGAAAACTAAGCTTGAGGGTGTAAACCAAGTCGACCCAAAGATCCAGAGTGCAATTGAGGGATGCCTTGCAGGAAAGCCTACAAATGGGGGCAGTGTTTCAACAATAACTATGATGGGCGCACTTGGTGCAGGATTCTTTTCAAGTTTCTCACCCTGTCTTTTGGCAGTTCTTTCATTTATTATAGCCTACACAGCAGGTACAAGCAAAAAATCTATTACAATCCTCTTAAAGTCCATATTCTTTGGGCTTGGTATAACTGTGTCTTATGTGATTGTAGCAATCATGTTCCTTAAATTAGGACAAGCGATACCTGATGCCTACAAATACTTAATATCTTTGTTTGGTGCTGTAATCACATTTGTCCTTGGTCTAAATCTATTGAACAGCGGATTTGACCTGGTCGAGCTTCCTATAACAACAAAGCATTTTGCTCAGAAGATGACCCATAAGTTTGCCCTATCCTACGGGTTAATCGGTGTCTTCATTCTAGGCATGATATTTTCTGTAATAAAACTTCCTTGCGCAGCAATTATTCTTCCACTACTTATAGACGAGGCAGTAACAGGTTCAAATGCATCAGCTTTCATAAAGGTTGCATTTTACGGACTTGGCGTTATTATTCCTTTCATAGCAATCGGTGTTGTCGGAGCCTTTACAAAGAATGTTGCAAGGGATATGAGATGGAATCCAACAGTTAGATTCTTTGGCTGGGTTGTCGTCGGCGCCATAGTCATTATAATCTCCTTCTGGCTTATACTACAGGGATTTGAGGTCGTAGAAGCAGTAACTACAGAGTATATTTTATATACAATACTCTCATATGCAATAACAATGTTTATAGTAGGGTTTGCCTACGGTAAATGGAAGAAGGTAGATAAAGGTGACGACGGAAAGAAGGAAGTTCGAGCATATTAA
- a CDS encoding ABC transporter ATP-binding protein — protein MTKPLLEVSELKTHFFTDDGVVKAVDGVSFSIDKKESFGLVGESGCGKSVTALSVIRLVPYPPGKIVGGNIFLDGADLITKTEKEMQKIRGKEISMIFQEPMTSLDPLFTIGHELMEVIMLHQDLDKKQATRKAIEMLKIVGIPEAEKRFKEYPHQLSGGMRQRAMIAMALSCNPKLLIADEPTTALDVTIQAQILRLIEDLKDEFSTAVLLITHDLGVVAETCKNVAVMYAGKIVEQGSVENIFENPLHPYTVGLNNAIPRLDVDKKRLQIIEGNVPDLIDLPPGCKFQPRCPYAMDICRQKEPPLERKENGHLSRCYLEELPWKS, from the coding sequence ATGACAAAACCCCTTCTTGAGGTATCTGAGCTTAAAACTCATTTTTTCACCGATGACGGAGTAGTAAAGGCGGTAGACGGAGTCAGTTTTTCAATTGATAAAAAGGAGTCTTTTGGCCTTGTTGGGGAGAGTGGATGCGGAAAGTCTGTAACAGCTCTCTCAGTAATAAGGCTGGTCCCATACCCTCCTGGAAAAATAGTTGGAGGGAATATCTTTCTCGATGGTGCGGATCTTATTACAAAGACTGAAAAGGAAATGCAGAAGATAAGGGGGAAGGAGATATCGATGATATTCCAAGAGCCAATGACTTCTCTTGACCCTCTTTTTACTATAGGCCATGAGCTCATGGAGGTCATAATGCTCCACCAAGATCTAGACAAAAAACAAGCCACAAGGAAAGCTATAGAGATGTTAAAGATAGTTGGAATACCTGAAGCTGAGAAGAGATTTAAGGAGTATCCTCACCAGCTCTCAGGTGGGATGAGACAGAGGGCAATGATTGCAATGGCGCTTTCCTGCAATCCTAAGCTATTGATAGCTGACGAGCCTACCACAGCTTTGGACGTTACAATCCAAGCGCAGATATTGAGATTGATTGAAGACTTAAAAGATGAATTTTCTACAGCAGTTCTTCTTATAACTCACGACCTTGGAGTCGTTGCAGAAACGTGCAAGAATGTTGCAGTGATGTATGCGGGTAAGATAGTTGAGCAGGGGAGCGTAGAAAACATATTTGAAAATCCCTTGCATCCCTATACAGTTGGCTTAAACAATGCGATTCCAAGGCTCGATGTCGATAAAAAAAGGCTACAAATAATTGAAGGTAATGTTCCTGATCTCATAGATCTGCCACCAGGGTGCAAATTTCAACCAAGGTGCCCTTATGCTATGGACATCTGCAGGCAAAAAGAGCCTCCTTTAGAAAGAAAAGAGAATGGCCATCTATCAAGGTGCTATTTGGAGGAACTTCCATGGAAATCCTAG
- a CDS encoding ABC transporter permease, producing MEKGLPIKPKQRTRAEITIKQLRKNKTAMIGLGMLIVIFILCFGAPIFAPHNPTDVDLDRGLKPGFWADDGLEGYYLGTDNLGRDILSRMLYGGRITLSVGFVALGFALIVGTGLGLVAGYVGGKIDSILMRIADILFAYPALLLALVVAGTLGRGIDKAMLAIGIVYAPQMARIIRSSVLSIKEMEYIEAEHALGASNWRIVFKHVLPNSLAPLIVYSTLMLATAILDAAALGFLGVGAQPPSPEWGLSLSIARKYLVTGAWWAATFPGIAILLSVISLNMLGDGLRDALDPRLKGGSKI from the coding sequence ATGGAGAAGGGATTACCAATAAAACCAAAGCAGCGTACAAGGGCCGAGATAACAATCAAGCAGCTTAGGAAGAATAAGACTGCCATGATTGGTCTTGGGATGCTCATTGTTATATTCATACTTTGTTTTGGCGCCCCTATATTTGCTCCACACAATCCTACTGATGTTGACCTTGACCGTGGCCTAAAACCAGGATTTTGGGCTGACGACGGGCTTGAAGGGTACTATCTCGGAACAGATAATTTAGGCAGGGATATACTTTCGAGGATGCTTTATGGCGGGAGGATAACACTTAGCGTAGGGTTTGTTGCACTAGGATTTGCTTTAATAGTTGGAACAGGATTGGGCCTTGTTGCGGGATATGTAGGAGGTAAGATAGATAGTATTTTGATGAGGATAGCAGACATCCTTTTTGCCTACCCTGCCCTATTACTAGCTCTTGTAGTTGCAGGTACTCTTGGAAGGGGCATAGATAAGGCCATGCTTGCAATTGGGATAGTATACGCACCTCAAATGGCGAGAATAATTAGAAGCTCAGTTCTATCAATTAAAGAGATGGAATACATCGAAGCAGAACACGCCCTAGGTGCTTCAAACTGGAGGATAGTTTTCAAACATGTCCTGCCAAACTCCCTAGCACCACTCATAGTCTATTCAACTCTCATGCTTGCAACAGCAATACTTGATGCAGCAGCCCTTGGGTTCCTTGGTGTTGGTGCACAGCCACCCTCTCCAGAATGGGGCCTTTCCCTCTCAATTGCGAGAAAATACCTAGTGACGGGTGCCTGGTGGGCGGCCACGTTTCCAGGTATTGCTATTTTACTCTCAGTTATCTCACTTAATATGCTGGGTGATGGATTAAGGGACGCACTAGATCCAAGACTTAAAGGAGGGAGTAAGATATGA
- a CDS encoding PIN domain-containing protein, giving the protein MTSLSLKDFSKDTKYFVDSNIFIYFLLGHKTYSPIVKSFFNAIEKGEIKAYINPTIVSEVYFNYIRIKTSEKYKISLKDSNLYIKTNPDVIREINLGFINEIFSLPNLYLLNIENLIKIQSAIFDYSLLPNDAIHVATCIEHEITNIATNDIDFERVNFLKIWKI; this is encoded by the coding sequence TTGACTAGTCTTTCGTTGAAAGATTTCTCCAAAGATACCAAATATTTTGTAGATTCAAATATATTTATTTACTTTTTATTGGGCCATAAAACATATTCGCCAATCGTAAAGTCTTTCTTTAATGCGATAGAAAAAGGAGAAATTAAAGCGTATATAAATCCCACAATTGTTTCAGAAGTCTATTTTAATTATATTAGGATAAAAACAAGTGAAAAATACAAGATCTCTCTTAAAGATTCTAACCTATATATCAAAACAAATCCTGATGTAATAAGAGAAATTAACTTAGGCTTTATAAATGAGATTTTCTCCCTCCCAAATCTATATTTATTAAATATTGAGAATCTTATAAAAATTCAATCGGCTATTTTTGATTATTCCTTACTCCCAAATGATGCAATCCATGTCGCTACATGTATAGAACATGAAATAACTAATATCGCTACAAACGATATAGATTTTGAAAGAGTAAATTTTCTTAAGATTTGGAAAATATAG
- a CDS encoding TldD/PmbA family protein, translating into MDIFESFNYDNLKFPNCFVDIRLQKRTNNIANLENGELDEVSSNEQAGVGVRALVNGAWGFSSTNNTEDVQRCIDSAHRIAKATSKSSNRENFEINPPIEKGHFENKVKIGPEDISLEEKISYAYEIEKGAKINPLVKNTVSACSDSITEQLYVNSIGSEIYQKTARVYLKSVVASGNDSLQMGYEVMGGTRGYEVLKEKSLEELGREACEKSIRLLSAKKVSGGEKTVVLDPKILGVFIHEALGHACEADIVLQGDSILEGKLGEKIGADGVNIYDDPTFLEKNGSYFSDDEGIKATKTCLLEDGVLKSYLHNLETASRFKTTPTGNGRAQGFSSRPLVRMSNVYMGSGDHSFEELINIKDGLYVKGGRGGQVDTAKGLFTFGCEEVYEIKNGELGQLYRDVSLSGNTLEILKNIEGIGKDFEMGNPGSCGKGQYVPVDDGGPHIRTRALVGGE; encoded by the coding sequence ATGGATATATTTGAATCTTTTAATTATGATAATCTGAAGTTCCCAAACTGTTTTGTTGATATAAGGCTTCAGAAAAGGACCAATAACATTGCAAATTTAGAAAACGGCGAGCTTGATGAAGTCTCTTCAAACGAGCAGGCTGGCGTTGGAGTCAGGGCCTTAGTAAACGGTGCATGGGGATTCTCATCAACAAACAATACTGAAGATGTCCAGAGGTGCATAGACTCTGCACACAGGATTGCTAAAGCAACTTCAAAAAGCTCTAACAGAGAGAACTTCGAGATAAATCCGCCTATTGAAAAAGGTCACTTTGAAAACAAGGTAAAAATTGGGCCAGAGGATATATCGCTAGAAGAAAAGATCTCCTATGCATATGAGATAGAAAAAGGGGCAAAGATAAACCCCCTTGTCAAGAATACTGTTTCTGCTTGTAGCGACTCAATAACAGAGCAGCTATATGTAAATTCAATTGGTAGCGAGATCTATCAAAAAACGGCTAGAGTATATCTAAAGTCAGTTGTTGCAAGTGGGAATGACTCACTCCAGATGGGCTACGAAGTCATGGGTGGCACAAGAGGCTACGAGGTCTTAAAAGAGAAATCTTTGGAAGAGCTTGGAAGAGAGGCATGTGAAAAATCAATAAGGTTACTATCCGCAAAGAAAGTTTCTGGTGGAGAAAAAACTGTTGTATTGGATCCCAAAATCCTAGGCGTTTTTATCCACGAAGCTTTAGGTCACGCTTGTGAAGCTGACATAGTGTTGCAAGGCGACTCAATCCTAGAAGGAAAGCTAGGAGAAAAGATTGGGGCCGATGGAGTTAACATCTATGATGATCCGACATTTTTAGAGAAGAATGGTTCATACTTCTCTGATGATGAAGGTATTAAGGCAACGAAAACTTGCCTATTAGAAGATGGAGTATTAAAGTCATACCTGCACAACTTAGAGACAGCTTCTAGATTTAAAACAACACCAACAGGTAACGGCCGTGCTCAGGGGTTTTCTTCTAGGCCGCTAGTTAGGATGAGTAACGTCTACATGGGTAGCGGTGACCATAGCTTTGAAGAGCTTATCAACATTAAAGATGGGCTCTATGTAAAGGGCGGGAGAGGTGGCCAGGTAGACACTGCAAAGGGCCTATTCACATTCGGGTGCGAAGAGGTCTATGAGATAAAGAACGGAGAGCTTGGACAGCTCTATAGAGACGTATCGCTATCCGGGAACACCTTAGAGATATTAAAAAACATCGAAGGTATTGGAAAGGACTTTGAGATGGGAAATCCTGGAAGCTGTGGAAAAGGTCAGTATGTGCCTGTTGACGATGGCGGCCCACATATAAGAACTAGGGCACTAGTTGGTGGGGAATAA